One Novosphingobium sp. G106 DNA segment encodes these proteins:
- a CDS encoding helix-turn-helix domain-containing protein — MARVGGIFGKAAKALGFSVLTPEYEIILALVDAPSLTVDQLHERSSLSRAGFFNTIERLKSLELIISVSDVIDRRRRSYMLSDDLRDIIFYRFRKYRVDYSHHEGDKNRGQDFITRELTARRERGLDYFTCEFRILFYLYLNSDLPNHALRGLVDASDTKFHNSLKVLLENDLISVSSESSDKRIKLYNVGCLVRLVMQQLHADIFSWLDVRDAACAQPDHPPPMECVERLAASKGDRPRSGA, encoded by the coding sequence GTGGCACGCGTAGGCGGGATTTTCGGCAAAGCAGCCAAGGCACTCGGGTTTTCGGTGCTGACACCGGAATACGAGATAATTCTCGCCCTCGTAGATGCTCCAAGTCTGACGGTTGATCAGCTTCATGAGCGATCGTCGCTTTCCCGGGCGGGTTTCTTCAACACGATCGAGCGGCTCAAGAGCCTGGAACTGATCATATCTGTTTCCGACGTCATCGATCGCAGGAGAAGGAGCTACATGCTATCCGACGATCTGAGGGACATCATTTTTTACCGCTTCCGAAAATACCGTGTCGACTATTCCCATCACGAAGGCGACAAGAACAGAGGGCAAGATTTCATTACAAGGGAGCTGACGGCGCGGCGCGAAAGAGGGCTCGACTATTTTACCTGCGAGTTCCGCATACTGTTTTATCTCTATTTGAATTCGGACCTGCCGAACCACGCCTTACGGGGATTGGTGGATGCTTCGGATACAAAGTTCCATAACAGCCTCAAAGTTCTGCTCGAAAACGATCTGATCTCGGTGTCCTCGGAATCCAGCGACAAGCGCATCAAGCTGTACAACGTCGGCTGTCTCGTCCGACTGGTCATGCAACAGCTTCACGCCGACATTTTCAGCTGGCTCGATGTGCGTGACGCGGCCTGCGCACAGCCCGACCATCCTCCGCCGATGGAATGCGTCGAAAGGTTGGCGGCTTCCAAGGGAGATCGGCCCCGGTCGGGCGCCTGA
- a CDS encoding helix-turn-helix transcriptional regulator translates to MNMAYSMPTLTGRELEILALVAIGCSAKEVGRRCGITYRTVQSHLDSMRLKLRAHNTTHMVAIALATDLLPEADFQS, encoded by the coding sequence ATGAATATGGCCTATTCGATGCCGACGCTGACGGGGCGCGAGCTCGAAATCCTCGCGCTGGTCGCAATCGGTTGTTCCGCGAAAGAGGTGGGACGCCGGTGCGGGATCACCTATCGCACCGTCCAATCCCATCTCGACAGCATGCGGCTGAAGCTGCGGGCGCACAATACCACCCACATGGTGGCGATCGCGCTCGCGACGGACCTGCTGCCCGAAGCGGATTTCCAGAGTTGA
- a CDS encoding cytochrome b, with protein MNPCDATRSRTEPRVRVIEGTALQPRARFETSTPRRYDGFSMALHWLTLLLIISLFGTAWAQERASDGDSAMMLLSLHRSLGLLVWLATLVRMGWKLARGSAPPLPAATPRIQALAARVTQFALYAILLAQPVTGFLQGVARGEAVSLLGVDVPSFMAPNGHVAHLLHSVHATIATVLLALVGLHAGAALLHVLVLRDGVLGAMIPGRRETR; from the coding sequence ATGAATCCTTGTGATGCGACGCGGTCTCGGACCGAGCCCCGAGTGCGGGTGATCGAAGGCACTGCGCTCCAACCCCGCGCGCGCTTCGAGACCTCGACGCCGCGGCGGTACGACGGTTTTTCGATGGCGCTGCACTGGCTGACTCTGCTGCTGATCATCTCTCTGTTCGGCACGGCCTGGGCGCAGGAGCGCGCAAGCGACGGCGACAGCGCCATGATGCTGCTGAGCCTGCATCGCTCGCTCGGTCTGCTCGTATGGCTCGCCACGCTCGTTCGGATGGGCTGGAAGCTGGCGCGCGGCAGCGCACCACCCCTGCCCGCCGCCACGCCGCGCATCCAGGCTCTGGCGGCCCGGGTCACCCAATTCGCGCTCTACGCGATCCTGCTCGCCCAACCGGTGACGGGCTTTCTCCAGGGCGTGGCACGCGGGGAAGCGGTTTCGCTGCTCGGTGTGGACGTGCCGTCCTTCATGGCGCCCAACGGCCATGTCGCCCACCTCCTCCACAGTGTCCACGCCACAATTGCGACCGTCCTGCTCGCGCTGGTGGGGCTCCATGCCGGCGCGGCGCTGCTGCACGTGCTGGTTCTGCGCGACGGCGTGCTTGGCGCCATGATCCCGGGCCGCCGCGAGACCCGCTGA
- a CDS encoding cupredoxin domain-containing protein, producing MFVNFRTQKFAGVLGKMGRSTLVLALFAGSLSTLVVAEAQSPSDVVRIDVTLSNFRFDPSEIELVHGRQYALHFVNATGGGHDFAARKFFAAAAMTSDQRRLVEVGEVELRGHEEKTVVLIAPDPGTYEFHCGHFMHSALGMTGRIQIQ from the coding sequence ATGTTCGTGAATTTCCGGACGCAGAAGTTTGCAGGCGTGCTCGGCAAGATGGGGCGTTCGACCCTGGTGCTGGCACTATTTGCCGGCTCTCTGTCGACGCTCGTCGTGGCAGAGGCGCAATCGCCCTCCGACGTTGTCCGGATAGACGTGACGCTGTCGAACTTCCGGTTCGATCCGAGTGAGATCGAACTCGTCCACGGGCGCCAATACGCCCTGCATTTCGTCAACGCCACCGGCGGCGGCCATGACTTCGCAGCTCGGAAATTCTTCGCGGCCGCAGCGATGACGTCCGATCAAAGGCGGCTCGTCGAAGTCGGCGAGGTGGAGTTAAGGGGGCATGAAGAGAAGACGGTGGTTCTGATTGCTCCGGACCCCGGGACTTACGAGTTCCACTGCGGTCATTTCATGCACTCGGCCCTCGGCATGACAGGCCGCATCCAGATCCAGTAA
- a CDS encoding isocitrate lyase/phosphoenolpyruvate mutase family protein translates to MSSSRNLAADADTLRALHVPGTPLLLANVWDPTVAQAVEAGGLPAIATASAAVAPVSGFEDHGHMPPEVAFAAIARIAGAVSCPVTADFEDGYGLPPRAIAERLIAAGACGLNLEDSDNRGEGLIDAAAQAERIAGIRQAGEVLGVRLVINARVDVHMKQGTPAEGLDRARRYLDAGADCIYPIFLADPAVIRDYVALGNVNLLGRPGGLTFKEMADLGVARISLGPLLHKAMLARMTQAAEAFARLDDAAVWS, encoded by the coding sequence ATGTCCTCAAGCCGCAACCTCGCCGCCGACGCCGACACGCTCCGCGCGCTGCACGTCCCCGGAACGCCGCTGCTGCTCGCCAACGTCTGGGACCCGACCGTCGCCCAGGCGGTCGAGGCCGGCGGGCTGCCGGCGATCGCCACGGCAAGCGCGGCCGTGGCGCCGGTAAGCGGCTTCGAGGATCACGGCCATATGCCGCCCGAGGTCGCGTTCGCGGCGATCGCGCGGATCGCCGGCGCGGTGTCCTGCCCGGTCACGGCCGACTTCGAGGACGGCTATGGCCTGCCGCCGCGTGCCATCGCCGAGCGGCTGATCGCCGCGGGGGCCTGCGGGCTGAACCTCGAGGACAGCGACAACCGCGGCGAGGGGCTGATCGATGCCGCGGCCCAGGCCGAGCGCATCGCCGGCATTCGCCAGGCCGGCGAGGTATTGGGCGTGCGGCTGGTCATCAACGCGCGCGTCGACGTGCACATGAAGCAGGGCACGCCCGCCGAGGGGCTCGACCGCGCGCGGCGCTATCTGGATGCGGGGGCCGACTGCATCTACCCGATCTTCCTCGCCGATCCCGCCGTTATCCGCGACTATGTCGCGCTGGGGAACGTCAACCTGCTCGGCCGTCCGGGCGGGCTTACCTTCAAGGAGATGGCCGATCTCGGTGTCGCGCGGATCAGCCTCGGGCCGCTGCTGCACAAGGCTATGCTCGCGCGGATGACCCAGGCGGCCGAGGCTTTCGCCCGGCTCGACGACGCGGCGGTCTGGTCCTGA